gaacctgtctaaaccttgtgttgcttgcaccttcgagttcctgatctcggcgtcaccctacctaaaacttaccacctcgggtatacccctcggtgggcaggcgataaaacaccgacactaaGTGCTTGTGAATAAATGAGACTTGTATTTGTGTTACGTGTGGTGGTGTGCCAAGTGAGACTTTTAGTTTGTAAGACTTATTCATGACTATGTTAGTGTGATCTTAGAACTTATGGCTTATGTGATGATCGTGACTTGGTGTTTGTTCATTTCTACTTTGTTGTTGTGGTATACATGTCATATGCATCATGGTGATATTCATCACACTTTGCACCCCACGAATACAATAATATAGGTGGAACTCTTTTGATATGTGCAAATGGCATTTGAGGCTATTTTTTATTTTACCTTGAAAAATGCACATATTAAGGGGGAGTTCAACTATATGATTGAATTCAAAATCATTCAATATATTATTTGTGAGGCTtaattgtgttgtcatcaatcaccaaaaggAGGAGATTaaaagtgcatttggccccctaagtgggttttgatGTTGATGACATGCATAATTAAGGATCTAATGAGTTTATCGAAGCTATGGACAGGTTAAGATCCAATGAAatgaaaaagagcaagaaaagatGCTGATTTGCTTTAAAGACAGTGTTGAAGCTTAAAAGAAGATTTTTTATTAatttctattttgaatttgagtataggaaacaccgtactattaagagggatgtgAATGGACAACTTAAAGATGTCAAAGTGCTTAATTGAGATTCTAACCACCCAAGAGAGATGCAAAACATACACTTGTGCACTCAGTTTTCTCACTGACTCagtgtgtgtcggaagttccgacccctGTTGGAAATTGCTTCATAGATCCGACAGGGGGTCCTCAGCCAGCCGTTTTAATAgcatcggaagttccgacaatcatATAACCAGCACACTAACGGCTAATTTTTGGGGCTCAAGGAGGTGTTCTTCATGGGTTAGGTCAGCAGCGCAAGAAGGAGGGGCTTCGGTGAGAGCAAGAGTGAGGTGTGTGACTTGAGGATTTGAGTGCAAGTTCATCCAcattcatctcaagagcacttgaagcatcttcattCATCAATtcgcgtttgttactcttgaggcttgcttCTAGACGGCTCGGCGTCGCCCGGTTGAGCATCCTCTTGTGTGTACACGCCCcaggaagtttgtattacccattcTTTGTGGATTTGATAGTAtgtgactcaatcctcctttgtggttgattgagggAGGAAAAAGGTTAGTGTAAAACCCTGCTTTTTatgagctcctcaacggagacgtagctttcTTAGTGGGAGTGAATTTGGGTGAACAAATCTCTTGTATCTtgtgcttattgcatttatCTAGTTCTTGTTGATCTACAGTTTATTTTGTGCCAATGTACGTCCtcaagttgttgtgcttgcaaagatcacttGCAGAAGTCTCCTAGCATCATTGCTCAACTTTTGATTCAGTCAGATTatgcagtttcaagtttaattttgaatttcacATAAGAACTTTCATTTTGTCGAAAGTACCAacaattttaaaaaaatttcaCATATGCCTATTCACTCCCTTCtctaggcatcaccaagatcctttcaaAAAGCTTCCAATTAAATTGGCGATGTTAGAGCATCTCCGGCAATGCCCCAATAAACATATCCTAATAACACATTATTGAATATTCCAATACCACTGTCAAGGGTTATTAGGGAAGATGCTTTTATAGTTCCCCAATAATCTCATCCCAATACAACTAACATAAATTGGCGATGTTGGAGCATCTCCGGCAGTGCCCCAATAAACATATCCTAATAACACATTATTGAATATTCCAATACCACTATCATGGGTTATTGGGGAAGATGTTTTACAGTTTCCTAATAATCTTATCCCAATACAACTAACATATTGGGAGAGCCAAAATTCTTCTTTTATTTGAGGGGAGTTAGGGTAAAATATTAGGACAACCTAATAATTATTGGAGAAAAGGAGAGATAGTGGGAACCGCTGGAGCATATCTTTTTCCAATATTAACAGTTTATTGAGAAAAGAGAGACGGTTGGAGATGCTCTTCTTCGATTACCTACCATTAAACTTGAATCTCTTTCTGGGGGAGTGCCAAATTTTAGCAAGCCTTGTAAGCTAAATATGCAATCTTTGTGTGTATGTTCTGAAGATACACCATGTGCATCTCGCTCCGTGAGAACGGATTGGTGACGGACCTGCGTCGTCGTGTGTACGTTGTGCATGCTGTTTGCTTCGCTCTGCTGCATGCATCCTCCACTCGCAATTATAGTTAACTGACAGCCATGACCTTATCAATTTTCAGTTGTAGAGTTTGGGTCTAATGTTTGAATACACATTGCAATTTGGAGGATGTGTTCGTGAGACATTTAATTTCAATAACACATCTACTAAGGTTAGTCTCAGCGTGTACTTTTATTGTAGAGTTACTAAGACTAGAAATTTGATAACCGAGCCACCTCCTCTATCCTTATAGTGATCTTGCCATATCAGCAAATTTGCTGTGTGGCATAAAATTTAATGCTCATGAAACTTTCCATTAAGACTAACCTAAGTATATTATATGTTATGCTCTTATTATTTACTACCACTTATTGCAAATAAGTCCAATAATTTTGAACCATGATATGGTCCCTAGTACAATAATTGTGACTACTATTACCTTccgtgaaaaaaaaagaagatgaCACTCAGATAAGAAGTTTTAGTGATGGTAGTACTAGattccccccaccccccccccaacTCAATATCTCGTATATACGAGTGTACATTCACTTTTATAAATATATAAAAGTACAACCAATTATAAGCACTTCTAAGATATTGGTTGGTAGATATTGATATCGATGAAGTCATTAGAGGCTATCGCTTCGACGGACATGCCACCTATCACTAAAATAATAGCGTCTTTAATTTTCTAGaataaattcagaaaaatacgagTACATATATTAAGTTAAGAACTTGAATCTAGGTAGATTGACTCTACAACAAAAGGTAATATTCATCTTTATCGCAATATAATATTAAAGCAAACCAAAAGTATGAAACAAAGAGttcaaaaaattatgaaaacaaAATTTTAAGAAAAAACAACCCGAATACTTTTTAAAAATTTAGACTTATGTATGAATTTTTTCTCACCAAATAAGAAGTTAATATTCCATGTATCACTTAAAGTTTGTCACACGGCTAGGTAGAATATATAAATCTATATTCGTTTTGAAGTAGATTCACACATTCTTGGATGGAGAAGGAAAAATTGGAAATAATTTGAAAATGCAAATGGAATGCGGGAGCAGCGAAGATTTATGACTTACGCCTGCCAACGAACGAGCAACAGCTAGAAACAGCTGATCCTCCTAACCGTTCACTCATTAAATGCTACTGCTGGCTTTGTGCTTTTTTTTATACATACTGGCCTTGTGCTGCGTGCCGTGAACCGTGAGATATTGAGAGCCTCTTTGGCAGGGGAACAGCTTCGCCAACGGCTTCATCTGAAATTGTACCAAAGACAATTTTGTAAACGGCTTCATAAAATTTCTCGTAAAGCCGCAAACAGCTTACGCTACGTATGAGGAGCTAAAAATATTAGCTTAACCGGCTTCATCTCTTCTATTCACTCATGAAAAATAGAAAGAAGTTTTCgcaaatattttttaaaatagtTTCAGCTTCACCAGAAAAGCCGCAGCTGGAGTCATTTTAGAAGAGGCCGAAGCCATGCTAAACGTGGCCTAAGTACCACTGTACCAGAGAAGGTCAAATGCTACTCCGCACCCTAACCGTCCAGCTGACCATCTTCTATGAGCAAGGCTAATAATTTAGCATTGTGCTGGCTTTATACTAGTGCCACATCACTTAGTCTAGTCTCAGTGCAGGTTCCATAAGAGTTTTATAATATTAAATTTTTGTATAATATCAGCAAATTTGCTAACATGGCAAGATCATAAAAAGAAGAGATAATGGGGAGTTTCGTAGGATGGGAGAGAAGTTTCATCCCCGCAATGAAACTATGCATTGAGACTGGTCTTGCAGCCCACCCAATAGTCAACTTGTAGTTCGATATGTATATAGGTTCCATCATTAATTATAGCCCACCTTATCCTCTCATAAAGCATCTTGCAATGTGTATCTCAGTTGGCTCTAAGCTTGCATCCCGcttcttctctcttttctctcctctCTCATCCACCTCCGCATTAATATAATGTGGCACCTCGTATAGCCTGCTCAGTTGGTCCTATAATATGGGTAAGTTTCTTACAAGTAATCTTTAGATAATAATAATACGTATATATTTCGTAGAAAAATTAGTTAAAACCTCATTTCTTAAAAAAGTAATAATTATATGTTTCTTTTCGGGTGGTAATCATTATTTGTTACTCACAACACATTAGCGAACACATAAAGAATTAATGCTATGAATAAACACTACGGAATGATGAAATGACCATCCATAGTCACAACTAAAATCTCTTCTTTAAAAGCATTGATTCGAGGAAGTTGATGTAAATATTACAATGACTTTTAAAGATAATGGAAAAGAAGAACATTGCATCTGCTACATAGCAGAAAGAAAAAGTTTCAACGTGAAAATCAATACTAAAAGAAAATACCCATATGTGGATGGTAATTTAAGAGCGTAGTGCGCATGAATGATGATGCGCTCTTCTTCATCGTCACATTGCTGCAATTGCGTCTTGATCCAAAGCCAAGCCGTATCTTTTTGATTGATACTTTGTCAAAAAATAATATCATTTCCTATGAAACATAGTGACTGAGAAAGGGTGGCTAGCCAGCAAAAAGATCCTATTCCTTTTTCCTCTTGTATTGACCATTTAAATAAACGATCTTAAACATTCAGAGAAGATATAATTTTGAACGCAAAATGTACATCACGACATAGAATCTTAGCATATCAACACTAAAAAGAAGGTGTTGGATGATTTCCAGTTTACAATAAAACAGGAAAATTTACTCTCATTCCAATTTCTCCTAGCGGCATTGTCTTTTCTAAAGATTAATTCATTTTTGAAGAACCAAATAGGAATATTTTAATTTCAAGGTAGTTTTCAAATGCCAAATTTCTTGCTCATTCTAGTTCCATTACTGACATGATGTTTATACATTGACCCAATCACGAACGAGTTGTTTTACGTAAGGACAAGGTTAAGCGTCATCCAGATTTACATTCACAATTCTCGCAACTAGGTTGTGCCCTTCTAAAAAAGATATTAATAGGGTTTGTACTAAGCAGTAAGAACATCAGCTGCAGTTGCTTGTTTCCTACTGACTGTGCTACGCAGAGTATGATATTGTACAACTATTTTTTTATTTGTTCATTTTTTTGTATAAAAACAATCAACATTAGTACCTGATATTTTTTATAAACCATCCTTACTACTTCTGTAATTTTTATTTAACACCAACCTGAAATATTCCCGCTTCATTGCGATATTATTAATCATCTAAGTTCACCTAATACCAATAAACTTACATAGTTGTATTTGTATACATTTTTTTAAAAGATTCTTAGCTATGCTTGGTTTCGTATGAACATCTCGCAGGTAGAATTTAGAAAGATATATAGAATACCAAATGGCAGCGTTTTTTTCAGAACAAAAAGAAACAAATATTCGTAAAGTTAGGTACATGTCCGTGTTGATGGAAAGGGACAAGAGTGGCTGAACCCACCACGCCCATCGCCAGCCCACACTTCCCAGGACGCACGCCGCACATCCGAAGAAGATGAACAAAACGAGATCCATCCAGGAGAGAGACAGCTCCGACGCACACACAGGGCAAACTGCAACAAGAGAGAGAAGCTagatagagatagagagagagagagagagaaccaCCACGCGGCCGGAGACGCCCAAAAATACCATCTCTTCCCGGCCCAGGCAAGAAATCAATCCTCCACCAAGCATCCGCCGCATTTGTGCGGTCCGGCGAATCTGCCATGGGGAGGGAGAGatttctcctcctccccctcctcatcctcctcgctgtcgccgcccccgcccccggccccgccgccgcggcgacggCGTATACGGCCGACGCGGGCGTCATCTTGGAGCTCGCCAAGTCGCTGACCAACCCGCCGCCGTCCTGGACCGGAACCGACGTCTGCGGCGGCGCCACCTTCCAGGGCATCACCTGCGACGGCGGCCGCGTCACCGGCATCAACCTCGCCAAGCAGCATTTATCCGGCACCCTCCCCCCATCCCTCTCCGACCTCACGGCGCTCCAGTGGCTGCAGCTCCAGGGCAACGCGCTGGAGGGTGATTTGCCCTCCCTGGCCCGGATGGGTTCCCTCGAGACCCTCGCGCTCGACGGCAACGCGTTCACCGCCCTGCCGCCGGACTTCCTCGAGGGCCTCCCCTTGCTGCAAAGCCTCAGCATGGACGATCTGCCTCTCAAGTCGTGGAGCATTCCCGACGCAGTCGTGGGTTGCACCGCGCTGCTGAACTTCTCGGCCTCCAACGCCTCCGTCTCTGGCCCCTTTCCGGCGGTTCTTGCCAACCTGACATCGCTCCGGATGCTGCGGTTGTCGTACAATTACCTCACCGGGGGCCTGCCAGTGGTGTTAGAGGGGTTGGACTCGCTGGAGTCGCTGCAACTTAACAACCAGAATTCTGATGACAAACTGTCAGGGCGGATCGATGTTGTGGCGAAGTTGCCGAGCTTGAAGACGCTGTGGCTTCATTCCAACAAGTTCACCGGCCCGATCCCGGACTTTAGCCCTGATTCACAGCTGGTTGATTTCAATGTCAGGGACAACAGTCTCACCGGAGTGGTACCACCCTCGCTGATAGGGATCGCAAGCCTTCAGAATGTGAAGCTGTCCAATAACCATTTTCAAGGGCCAAAGCCAAAATTCGCAGCTAACAATATAGATATTGATTCTGGGAACGGGTTCTGTCTCAAGGATCCTGGGCCCTGCAATCCACTGGTGACCATTCTGCTTGAGGTGGCTTCAGGGTTTGGATACCCACTTGAGCTTGCGAAGTGGGCAGGAAATGATCCGTGCAGAAGTGGTCCATGGCCTGGTCTTACCTGCATAAAAATGGATGTGACTCAAATCAATTTGGCTCGCAAGAACTTGTCAGGGTTGATTTCACCGGCTTTTGCAAACCTGACTAGGCTTCAAAGGCTGGATCTGTCGTACAATCAACTCACAGGGGCGATACCTGATGCTTTGACAACCCTGGCAAACCTCCATTATCTTGATCTGTCAAATAATCGTCTTACTGGACAAGTGCCTGAATTTAAGCAGCGGAATATAAAgctgatgactgcaggaaatcGATTTGGGGAATCAGATGGTGATAATGGTGGAGGAGATGGTTCCAATGGTGGGTCCTCACCTTCAAATCCTACAGGTTCACGGAACTCAAAGTCGAATGCGGGAATGATCATTGGAATTCTTCTAGCTGTCATTCTTCTTGTAGTTTGTGTTGTGCTTTTCCTACATCATCGAAGAAAGAAGAACGTAGACAAGTTCACTCCTGTCTCTACTAAGAGCCCTTCTGGTGAATCTGAGATGATGAAGATTCAGGTGGTTGGGACAAATGGCAATAGCAATGGAAGTGATTCTGCAATCCCAACTGAGCTTTACAGTTACGTGAGCGCTGATAGTACAAACATTGCTGATATCTTCGAGTCTCATGGGATGCAATTGCCAATGAGTGTGGTACTGAAGGCCACAAACAATTTTGATGAGGATTACATCTTAGGTAGAGGGGGCTTCGGGGTGGTTTTCAAGGGGACTCTCAATGGAAAGCTTGTTGCTGTGAAGAGGTGTGACAGTGGCACTATGGGGACTAAAGGGCTGCAAGAATTCATGGCTGAGATTGATGTTCTTAGGAAAGTGAGACATCGACACTTGGTTGCATTGCTTGGGTACTGCACCCATGGCAATGAGAGGCTCTTGGTCTATGAGTACATGTCGGGAGGAACACTGCGTGAGCACCTGTGTGATCTTCAGAAGAGTGGTTATACTCCTCTTTCATGGACTCAGAGGATGACAATAGCTTTGGACGTTGCCCGAGGAATAGAATATTTGCATGGTTTGGCGCAGGAGACTTTCATCCATAGGGATCTGAAACCTTCTAATATATTGCTGGACCAAGATTTGAGAGCTAAGGTTTCGGACTTTGGGTTGGTCAAGCTTGCTAAAGATACAGATAAGTCCATGATGACAAGGGTAGCAGGGACATTTGGATACCTCGCGCCTGAATATGCTAGTATGTCCATTTCTTACTACTATAAATATTTTGTTCCCATGTACCattcagcatttttcttgcacAAAATTCTTATATTGTTACATTGGTTGCTTCCAATTCTATCATTGTTTATTTTTCTTGAGCAATCTTTATACTTTCTATTGACACTAGTCACAATGTAGGATCATCTATAAAATACTATTAAACACTTGACTGTAGTACATGATCCTTCCAAGCAGAAGCCTTCATCGTAGTAGCACTATGCAGAGCTGTGCCTTAACTCAATATCAGTTTTTTGTAATACACCAGCAGATTTATCAGGTCTTTTTTGAAAAGCAGAAACATGGATTAGTAGCAGAGGTGTACTTTTTCTTGTATCCAATAACATGTAGCTCTATTATTTTGTGAGATATTGCACATGGGTTTTTGGAATTTGGAACAAGGTAGATTCTTGATGCAGTCACTAATTCACTATCATAGACTAGAGTATCCCTTAAACATAACATAGGTTATTGGCAGGACCTGGATGACTCACCTAAGTGCAAAAGCGAGTTATATCAGGGAATCTACAGTCTTACTCCACTAATTTTTTATATTAATAAGTTACAGCTGCAAATTACCTGTTTGGTACTAGTATGATTGTTGGAGATCATCAGCGGTCTGCGTTTACATGACAACTGCATGACATACCTAGAATCACCTATACCAGCAATACGCATTTCATTTTGTTGACCATTTAAGATGCAATGTGATTTTAATTAGTTTTTAGGTTTTTATGGGTGCCAGTTGTTTGCgagttttcttttctttttgaggAAAAGCCTCACTGCCTTACATACTGTTTCCTATACCTTTGCTTACAAATAAGTCACTTTCATAACTGGTTTACATGGTTCTCGCCCTTTTTAATCTGAAGATGGGTTCTCTAGCAACCGCTTCATGAGTCCTTTGTCTTGATGGATAAGTCCTTGCTGCTGATCTTTGTGGTCCTTAGCAGCAGTTAGCATCTTGTAGTCCTTAGCATCTTGGACTGCAGGCATCTTGGACTAAAGGACAGCAGTTAGTGTCCTCTCTAGGACAGCAGTTAGTGTCCTCTGTAGGACAGCAGTTAGACTAGTGTTAGACTAGCATTATTGGCTTTGTTGCTGCCCAGCAGCCTGCTGTATATATATGTGGCCACCCCTCCCGTTGGAAGGCATGGCATTGTGAGTGTGAATGAAGAAAAACCCAGAAAACTTCCCAAACTTGAGTGTCATCCTCTCAGCTCAATGAGAGTGAAAATTGAGCTCCTAACatctggtatcagagccgtacttTCCTGTAGGTTGGATATCTCTTGCTCCTCCCCTTCCGAAGCCGCTGTAGCAGCGCAGCCACCACCAGCAGCTCGTGCAGCAGCCGGAGCTCGCCGTGGCAGAGGAGCGCAGCCGAGCGACGGCTCAAGCCGCTGCagcagcggcgagggcggccagGCTGGCTGCAGCGGAGCTGGCAGCTGCCCGGGCGGAGGTGGAAGCAGCGGAGGCGGAAGATGCAGCGCGTGCGGCGGAGGTCGAGGTTGAGACCTTGCGCGGCAGCCTCAGCGGCTCCATCGCCGGCGACATCACCGCCGACGGGGACCTTGAGGGGTTGGCAAGGGAGAGGGCGCGGCAGCGGACCGCGCGGTGGGCAGCAGCCCACccccacggcggcggcccggaggCCGGCGCGCCCGGCGGCGGTCCAGGGGCCGCGCGcctggcggcggaggcggggcccctggtggcggcgctcctggctggggtgcgcgcggcggcgcccccGGCTACCACGGCCTCCAGGCGGTGGTCAGGGACGTCGGTCCCGGCGGTGGGTGGCCCACCCTCACCAAGACCAACTACGTCGAGTGGGCCGCGGTTATGAAGGTGAAGCTCCAGGTGCGGCATATGTGGGAGGCAGTCCGGT
Above is a genomic segment from Panicum hallii strain FIL2 chromosome 8, PHallii_v3.1, whole genome shotgun sequence containing:
- the LOC112902312 gene encoding receptor-like kinase TMK4, producing the protein MGRERFLLLPLLILLAVAAPAPGPAAAATAYTADAGVILELAKSLTNPPPSWTGTDVCGGATFQGITCDGGRVTGINLAKQHLSGTLPPSLSDLTALQWLQLQGNALEGDLPSLARMGSLETLALDGNAFTALPPDFLEGLPLLQSLSMDDLPLKSWSIPDAVVGCTALLNFSASNASVSGPFPAVLANLTSLRMLRLSYNYLTGGLPVVLEGLDSLESLQLNNQNSDDKLSGRIDVVAKLPSLKTLWLHSNKFTGPIPDFSPDSQLVDFNVRDNSLTGVVPPSLIGIASLQNVKLSNNHFQGPKPKFAANNIDIDSGNGFCLKDPGPCNPLVTILLEVASGFGYPLELAKWAGNDPCRSGPWPGLTCIKMDVTQINLARKNLSGLISPAFANLTRLQRLDLSYNQLTGAIPDALTTLANLHYLDLSNNRLTGQVPEFKQRNIKLMTAGNRFGESDGDNGGGDGSNGGSSPSNPTGSRNSKSNAGMIIGILLAVILLVVCVVLFLHHRRKKNVDKFTPVSTKSPSGESEMMKIQVVGTNGNSNGSDSAIPTELYSYVSADSTNIADIFESHGMQLPMSVVLKATNNFDEDYILGRGGFGVVFKGTLNGKLVAVKRCDSGTMGTKGLQEFMAEIDVLRKVRHRHLVALLGYCTHGNERLLVYEYMSGGTLREHLCDLQKSGYTPLSWTQRMTIALDVARGIEYLHGLAQETFIHRDLKPSNILLDQDLRAKVSDFGLVKLAKDTDKSMMTRVAGTFGYLAPEYATTGKVTTKVDVYAYGVILMEMITGRKVLDDSLPEDETHLVTIFRRNMLDKEKFRKFVDPTLELSAESWNSLLEVADLARHCTAREPYQRPDMCHCVNRLSSLVDQWKPTNIDDDDDDEGGTSEMGLHQQLERWRRDDFTISDSDSFSTYSLSRKYH